The genomic segment GCCGATGGCCATGTCCAGCGCCGAGGCCTCCTCGAACACGGGATAGAAGTAAGGGTCCACCATGTGACGCTCGCCCTCGAAGGGGCGCATGCACACCGCCACCGCGCCGTGCGCGCGCGCGAAGCGCATCTGCTGCACGGCTTCGTCCAGCGCCATGGCCGGGATCACGCAGGACCACCGAAGCCTTCCCTCCCCCGCCTTCCACACGTCCGCCATCCAGCGGTTCCACGCCAGGCACAGCGCGACCTCGGCGTCGGCCCGGTCGGTCACCCGCTCTATCCACATGGTGTTGTGCATGACCTGCACGTCCACGCCCAGCTCGTCGAGGTGCGCAAGGCGCAGGTCCACGTCGTCCATCTCGCGGGCGGCCTGGGGGGTGGTGAGCCGCCGTCCCGCCTTCTCGGACAGGGCGTCGAGCTGCTGCTCGCTCAGGGTGGCGAAACGCGCCCCGCGGATCTTGCCGTCCATGACCCAGTACTGCATGTCCATGTCCGGCGAACCGAACAGCGCGGGCCTGAACTTCCTGTCGGACCCTTCGAGGTAGTCCCAGGTGCGCTCGGTCTCGAGGACGTGGGCGTCCGCGTCCACCACCATACGGTGTCCGTTCCGTGCCATGATTTGTCTCCCCGGCGGAATTCACCTAGACTCGCAACAGGAATCTTTCTCTACCCCGCACACCAGCACTAGTTAACGAACCCTTGGATTGGGTGTCAAGAAGTTTGCGGGAACGCGTCCCACATGGACGGGACGCCCATACGGCAGCCCCGTGCGAAACATCCTGACCATCTCGCTGATTCTTCTGTCGCTGGCGCTCGTCTCGGTGTTCGTGGTGGGCGCGTCCGGGGCGTGGAACCGGGACTGGCGCACCGCCAGCCGGGAAAGCTCCGGCATCGCGCCGGACCCCGCGCGCACGCCCGAGGCGGTGGTTCAACTCTATGCGGCGCGCGCCTTCAACTGGCGCGGGATCTTCGGCGTGCATACGTGGATCGCCACCAAGGAACCCGGCGCGCCGGCGTACGTCGTCTATCAAGTGGTGGGCTGGCGCCTGTACCGCGGCCTGCCGGTGGTTTCGGTGCGGGAAGACATTCCCGACCGGCTGTGGTTCGACAGCCGGCCTCGGGTACTGGCGGACCTGCGCGGGGCTGTCGCCGAGCGCGCCATCGAGGGTATCCGGAAAGCCGCCGGGAGCTATCCCTATCCCGACGAGTACCGGCTGTGGCCCGGCC from the Deltaproteobacteria bacterium genome contains:
- a CDS encoding amidohydrolase family protein, producing MARNGHRMVVDADAHVLETERTWDYLEGSDRKFRPALFGSPDMDMQYWVMDGKIRGARFATLSEQQLDALSEKAGRRLTTPQAAREMDDVDLRLAHLDELGVDVQVMHNTMWIERVTDRADAEVALCLAWNRWMADVWKAGEGRLRWSCVIPAMALDEAVQQMRFARAHGAVAVCMRPFEGERHMVDPYFYPVFEEASALDMAIGVHIANASTGLMAQFRPRYDKTGGFAPFRIPTVMTCLSLIMSEVPCVFPKLRWGFIETSAQWIPWIVNEARRRSGTADYPDNPLKEYNVYVTAQCDDDFPYVLKYAGEDNIVIGTDYGHTDTSSEVDAITRFKADPTVDDAARWKILSDNPRDLYGIE
- a CDS encoding DUF3750 domain-containing protein, giving the protein MRNILTISLILLSLALVSVFVVGASGAWNRDWRTASRESSGIAPDPARTPEAVVQLYAARAFNWRGIFGVHTWIATKEPGAPAYVVYQVVGWRLYRGLPVVSVREDIPDRLWFDSRPRVLADLRGAVAERAIEGIRKAAGSYPYPDEYRLWPGPNSNTFTAYVARNVPELGAALPSNALGKDYLDGGRILAPAPSRTGWQFSLYGVLGVTLALQEGLEINLFGLVFGVDVARPALKLPFAARIGLSRDLTEG